DNA sequence from the Gammaproteobacteria bacterium genome:
CTCATTCACCAGTGGCTTCAGATCCGGGTGATAGATGAAGTCGTCGAGCGCGATGATGTAGCCCATCTGCTTCAGTCTGCGCACCGCGGCGATGACCGTCTTGTCTATCTCGATGTCCTCGAGGATCTCCAGCACCAGCTGCGAGCTCGGCGGAGGCAGGAGGTCGATATTGGTGATGAAATTGCGCGTCACGTTGATAAAGGCCTGATGATTGCCGACGACCTTTTCGAGGCCCATCTCCAGGAAGCTGTTGATGAGGATCTGTGATGTCGCCTGGTCGCCATCGACCACCTTGGCCTGGGTCTGGTCCTGGCGACGATAAAGCAGCTCGTATCCGATCACGTTCTGAGCGGCGTCGAAGATAGGCTGTCTACCGATGTAATAGTGCTGCTGCATGGTTATTCTTATTGGTAACTGATTCGTTATAAATTTCCCCGGCTCCGGTCAGCTCCTGTCATGGAGCGCCGACCGCCGAAGCCTTGCCCCCTCAGGCATGCAGTGGTCTGAAACCGCGCGGTCCTGTGCCTGGTTTGCTGCGGCCTTCTGCTCTGCCGGCATCGCTCAGCAGACGGCTCTCGATGCCGTGGCAGGAGAGCAGAAACGCCGCAGTCGCTCCATCTCCGGATTTATCCGAGTAAATGATGTAATCATGTCCGCGATCGAGCAGGCGGGCCAGCTGGCGCATCAGCCTGAGCGGCAGATTGACGCTGCCGGGCAGGCGGCTGCGCTGGAAGGCGCGAACCGGGCGCACATCGAGCAGTACGGAGTCGTGTGCCTGTTCAGGCGCTACGTCGGAATACGCGATCCGTTTGAGCAGAGGCCTTACCAGCAGGGTGAGAAATTCCCCCTTGGAGACGCAGGCCACGCGAGTGTCCTTCAAGGCGGTCGCCGTGGCGTCGCACCGGCCGCTGGCGATCAGTCCGTACTCGCCGATCCCTTCTCCGGGGCCGGGTTCCATGAAGAGGATATCGCGGCGCCGCTGACTGGAGCGCCTGGTCAGACGCAGGCGTCCCTCTTCAATGAAGTAATAGTGCCTGGCGGGATCGCCTTCCCGGGCCAGTGTATTGCCGGCGGGTATCCGGAGCCGCGTCATCCGGTTCTTCAGCACCTGCCGGTGGGGCCATGGCAGGCGCGAGAACAGCGGGGATGCAAACAGTCGCGCGTCCGGGGCTTCGTTGTCCGCAGCGGGGGCAGGCTGCGAGGCTTCGTCAGCCGCAGGCGCGTCCCGGCCGCGTTCCAGCAGCCTGGTCAGGAGCTCCGAATCGATGCTGAGAACGGTGACGCTGGTCCGGGCCAGAGCGGTAACGCGGCGGGGATTGTGCGCATCGATCGCCGCGCTGGCCTCGAATGTATCCGCGCGGAGCATCCGCGTGTCCTGGCCGTCGGACAGGAGCGCCAGCTGGCCGGCCATGAGAAACAGGGTGCGGGTGGACGTCTCATCCCGCTGAAACAGGCAGCGTCCCGGAGGCAGCCGCGCTATGACTGACGAACGGATCAGCTCCTCTCGCGCGGCGGAATCCAGCTTGTTCAGGGGTGAAAATTGGCTTAACTGGGTATCGCCGACGATTGGATGCGTCACGCCCATCGGTGCTCCTTTGCCCGGTAGAATATTTGACCCTCTCTGGATCATATTAACGGCGTCGAGGGGAGGCTCCTAAAGAGCTATGCTGCAAGAAGATGGCCCTGCCGGATCTCTGGATGGATCAGCGGGGCGGGGGTTTTTCTATAATAGTATGAATTAATTATATTTTATTGATCATTCGAGGCATCCTCCGGTCCAGCCAGGCCGCGATGTCGGCGACCTCCCCGGCGCAGAGGCTGTGACCCATGGGATAGGTACGCCAGTCCACCGGGTAACCCAGCCGGGTCAGTACATCGCATGAGCGGCGCGCCGCGGGCAGGGGAATGATGGCGTCTTCGCTGCCATGCGCCATCAGGATTGGGACTCCGGCGTTGGCGGGATGGGCCTCCTGTTGCAGGGTCTCCGCCAGTGGCAGATAGGTGGACAATGCCAGGATCCCGGCCAGACGCTCCGGATATCTCAGGCCGGTATGCAGGGCAATGGCACCGCCCTGCGAGAATCCGGCCAGCAGGATGCGCGCGGGCGCGATGCCCGCTGCGATTTCGCCGGCGATCAGGAGACGCAGGGCCTGTTCCGACTCCCGGATGCCCGGGCCGTCCTCGCGCGGCGGGACGGCGCCGGAGATGTCATACCAGGCGCGCATGCGCATGCCGCCGTTGATTGTCACCGGCCGATGGGGTGCGTGGGGAAAGATGAAGCGGACACCCGCGGCGGGCGGCAAGCCCAGATGGGGGACCAGTGATTCGAAGTCGTGGCCGTCGGCCCCGAGTCCGTGCAGCCAGAGGATGCTTGCTTGGACCGTGGTCGTCGGTTCTATGATGACCGCGGGCAATACCGTGTTCGCCGTCATGGGCCCTCCTTCAAATCAGGCCCGGGTTGCGGCACCGTCTGCGTGGGCGGATCGCATAGCCTGTGCCACATGAACTGATTATACTGGGACGTGTTCCTTGCGGGTCCGCCCGCAAGCACCCTGCGCGGCACCGGCCATGCATCCTGTCTTCGCGGCTAAGCTAGCAAAAATGCACGGATATGAACAGTCGAAGCGGTGCGGCATCCCGATCCGGTCACGCTGGGTGGCGGTCGGGGCGCTGTGCCTGCTGCTGATTACCGCCTGCGGCCAGAAGGGCGACCTCTACCTGCCTGACGACAGCCGGATAGAACAACCACAGACCGAGTGAGTCGCCATGGATGATTTTTCTTACCGCGGCGGCGTCCTCCACGCCGAGGACGTTGATCTGCGCACCATCGCCGCGGAGATCGGCACCCCGTGCTACATCTATTCGCGCGCTGCGATAGAACGCCAATGGCGCGCCTTCGACGCGGCAATCCACGCCCGCGAGCATCTGGTCTGCTTCGCCGTCAAGGCCTGTTCCAATATCGCCATCCTGAACCTGCTGGCGCGTCTGGGATCGGGCTTCGATATCGTATCCATCGGTGAACTGGAGCGGGTGCTGGCGGCAGGCGGCGATGCCGGCAAGACCGTTTTCTCCGGTGTGGGTAAAGGCCGGCAGGAAATCCGGCGTGCGCTCGAGGCCGGTATCGCCTGTTTCAATGTCGAGTCCGCCTCCGAACTCGAACGGATCAACGCCGTCGCAGGGGAGATCGGGCGGCAGGCACCTGTTTCGCTGCGCGTGAACCCCGATGTGGACGCGAAGACGCATCCGTACATCTCGACGGGGCTCAAGGAAAACAAGTTCGGCATCCCGGTGACGGACGCGGCGGAGCTGGCCGGCCGCGCCGTGCGCATGGACCATGTCGAGCTGGTCGGCCTGGACTGCCATATCGGATCGCAGCTGACCTCGACGGCGCCATTCGAGGACGCCCTGGACCGCCTGCTCAGGCTGGTGGACACGCTCGCCGGCCGGGGCATCGTGTTGCATCATCTCAATCTCGGTGGCGGGCTGGGGGTGCGTTACCGTACGGAACATCCGCCGTCGCCGGCCGAGTATGCGGCCGCCCTGTTGCGCCGACTGGGTGACCGGCCCGGCAGGCTTCTGATCGAGCCGGGGCGCGCCATCGTCGCCAACGCCGGCATTCTGCTTACGCGCGTCGAATATCTGAAGCCGGGGGAGTGCAAGAGCTTCGCCATCGTGGACGCCGCCATGAACGATCTGATCCGTCCCGCCCTGTACGACGCATGGCATGAGATCCTGCCCGTGGTTCCGCGTACGGGCCGCCCTGCCCAGTTGTACGATGTCGTCGGCCCGGTGTGCGAGACCGGCGATTTTCTCGGGCAGGCGCGTGAGCTCGACCTGGAGTCCGGCGACCTGCTCGTGGTCGGTTCCGCCGGCGCCTACGGCTTTGTGATGAGTTCGAACTACAATTCCCGCCCGCGTGCGGCCGAGGTCCTCGTCGACCGCGCCCGCGCCCACGTGATACGCGAGCGGGAGACCTTGCCGATGCTGTATGCGGGCGAGCACCTGCTGCCCTGACTCCAGCCCGATACGCAGCGGCATGAGACGCGTCCCCGAACCCGAGCTGATGGAAGATGAGCCGCAGGCGCGCGCCTATTCCGAGGCCGATTTCGCCGAACCGCATTCGATGTTCGTGCGACTGTGCAGGGAGGCCTGGGCGGGGCATGAGATCCGCGGGCGCATGCTGGACCTCGGCTGCGGACCGGCGGATGTCACCGTGCGCCTGGCGAAGGCTTTCCCCGCCCTCGCCATCGACGGCGTGGACGGCTCGGCGGCGATGCTCAGGTACGGGGAGGAGCGCGTGCGCCGGCATGGTCTCGCCTCCCGCATCCGCCTGATCCATGGCCGATTGCCGGATTGCACCTTGCCCGGGGATTGCAACGCCATCGTCAGCAACAGCCTGTTGCACCACCTGCACGATCCCGCGGTCTTGTGGGATACCGTCTGGCGCTGTGGCCGACCGGGTGCGGCGGTATTTGTCATGGATCTGATGCGTCCGGACGACGAATCCCAGGCACAGGAACTGGTGGAGCGCCATGCAGCGGACGCCCCCGAGGTGCTCCGGCGTGATTTCCATCACTCGCTGCTCGCCGCCTACCGGCCGGGAGAGGTGCGCGGACAGCTTGATGAGGCCGGCCTTCCCGGGTTTCTCGTGCGAGGGGTCTCGGACCGCCATCTTGCCGTGAGCGGGTTCATCACCGCGGGATCCGGCGCCCGGCAGGGTACCCGCAAACCATGATGCGGCGAACAAGCCGAGGTTGAGACACCGCACGATGTCCACGCGCACGGGAGGATCAAACCGGGGTGGATCGAGGCGCGGCGGCGCGACGGGCGGCGCTGCTGCGTTGTCCGCGACGCTGCGGCGTGCGCAGTCATGCTATCAGGCGGGCAGGCTCGCGGAAGCGGCAGCGTACTGTCAGGAAATCCTGGGCAGCGCCCCCGGCCACTTCGATGCACTGCACCTGCTGGCGATCCTGGTGTTCCAGCTCGGCCATCCGGAGGAAGCTGCACGCCTGATCGAGCAGGCGGTGGCGATCAATCCGCGCTCTGAACAGGCCTTCATGAGTCGGGGTATTATCCTGCAGGCCTTGTACCGCTATCCGGATGCGCTGGCGAGTTATGACCGCGCCGTGGCGCTCAGGCCGGCGTTCGCCGAGGCCTGGTATCGCCGCGGGAACGTACTGCATGACCTGAGCCGCCGCGATGATGCGCTTGCCAGTTACGATCGCGCCCTGGCGATCAAGCCTGATTACGTGGAGGCGCTGTACAACCGCGGGCTGATACTGCAGGAGATGATGCGCCACCCAGAGGCACTGGCCAGCTATGAGCGCGCGCTGGCACTGCGTCCCGATATTGTCGACGCGCATTACAATCGCGGCCTGATCCTGTATGAGCTGCGGCGTTACGATGAGGCGCTCGCGAGCTACGAGCGTGCGCTCGGGCTCAGGCCTGACATGCACGAGGCGATCAGCAACCGCGGCAATACGCTGCGCCGCCTCAACCGCTACGAGGAGGCTTTGCTCTGTTTCGTGCAGGCGCTGCGGCTCAAGCCGGATTATGTCGAGGCGCTGGTCAACAAAGGTCTGGTGCTGCAGGACCTGGACCGTTGCGAAGACGCCTTGAAGAGCTTCGAAGAAGCCATCAGACACAGCCCGGGCTCGCCCGAGGCGCATTGCGGCGCCGCGCTCTGCCGGCTGTCGCTGGGCGATTTCGCGGCGGGCTGGGAAGAATACGAGTGGCGCTGGCGGAACCCGCAGACAAAGGGCCTGCGTCACTTCCCCGAGCCGCTCTGGCTGGGACGGGAGCCGGTGGCCGGGCGTACCCTCCTGCTATGGGCCGAACAGGGCTTCGGGGATACCATTCAGTTCTGCCGCTATGCAAAAAACCTGGCCGAAGCCGGCGCCAGGGTGATCCTGGAGGTGCAGCCGGCCCTGAAATCCCTGCTGTCCCGGCTGGTGGGGCCGGCGCAGGTCGTGGCGCAGGGCGAGGCACTGCCCGCCTTCGAGTGGCATTGCCCCCTGCTGAGCCTGCCGCTGGCATTCAGGACGACCCTGGCCGGCATCCCCGCGCCTGCCGGATACATCACGCCGGACGACGCGAAGGCCCGGGTATGGCAGGCCATCCTCGCCGACACGCGAGGCCTGCGGGTCGGGCTCGCGTGGTCGGGGGATCCACGCCACCCCAATGACCACAACCGCTCGCTGCCGCTGTCCGGGATGCATGCACTGCTCGCCGTGGAGGCCACTTTCATCGGCGTGCAGAAGGAGGTGCGCGAAGCGGATGCGGCCTTCCTCGCGGCCCACCCGGCGATTCTTCGCCCAGGGGAACGTGTGGCGGACTTTGCCGATGCCGCGGCGCTCATCGCGAGTCTCGACCTGCTGATCACGGTGGACACTTCGGTCGCCCATCTCGCCGGCGCGATGGGAAAACCCGTGTGGATCCTGCTCCCGCATAACCCCGACTGGCGCTGGCTGCGCGGGCGCGACGACAGCCCGTGGTATCCATCGGCGCGCCTCTTCAGGCAGGCGGCTCCTGGTGACTGGAGCGGGGTGATCGAGCGCCTGGTGGAGAATCTGCGTGAACTGGCGCAGTCGCTGCGGCCGGCGGCCGGCTCGCCGTGATCCTATGCCCCTTGCGCGAAGTCCTGCTGCCGCCAGGCTTCATAGACGATCACAGCGACCGCATTGGAAAGGTTGAGGCTGCGGCAGTGCGGCGCCATCGGAATGCGGATGATCCGCTCGGGCGGCAGGAGGTTCAGCAGTTCCGCGGAGAGGCCGCGCGTCTCGGGGCCGAACAGGAAGGCGTCGCCGGGTGTGTAGGCGGCTTCGGTGTAGAGCGTGCCTCCGCGTGTGGAGCAGGCAAAGACGCGGGCCGGCGCCACCGTCTCGAGAAACGAGGCGAGATCGCGATGCTCCCGCAGCCGGGTGTACTCGTGATAGTCAAGTCCGGCGCGCCGAAGACGGGCGTCATCGAGCGTAAAACCGAGCGGGTGGATGAGGTGCAGGGCGGTGTGGGTGTTGGCGCACAGGCGTATAATATTGCCCGTGTTGGGCGGGATCTCGGGCTGGCAGAGGGCGACGTGGAACATGCGCGGGCGGCTCCGGTGACAATCCTGATGTAATAACCTCTGTGCGATGGGTGGTCAAGCGGTGAACGAGGATGACAAGCGGGCGCTCGAGCTCGATTTCTGCGGCATGCATTTCGCCACGCCGCTGGTGCTGTTGTCCGGGTGCGTCGGTTTCGGTGAGGAATATACCCGCGTCGAGGGATTCTCCAATCACGATGCCGGCGCGGTATGCCTGAAGGGAACGACGCTCAAGCCCCGTCTCGGTAACCCGCCGCACCGGGTTGCTGAAACGCCGATGGGCATGCTGAACGCAATCGGGTTGCAGAATCCCGGCGTGCACCACGTGGTGAAGGTGATCCTGCCGCGGCTCGATTTCTCCGAGACCCGTTTCATCGCCAATGTCTCCGGGTCCACCATCGAGGAATACGTCGAGGTCACGCGCGCCTTCGACGACTCGCCGATCGACGCCATGGAGATCAACATCTCCTGCCCCAACGTCAAGGAGGGCGGGGTACAGTTCGGCAACGATCCGGACATGTCGGCGCGCGTGGTCGCCGCCTGCCGCGCGGTTACGAGCAAACCGCTCATCACCAAGCTGTCGCCCAACCAGACCGACATCGCCGAGAACGCGCGCCGCTGCATCGATGCCGGCACCGACGCCTTCGCCGTCATCAACACCCTGACCGGGATGGCGATCGATATCGAGCAACGCACGCCCATCATCGGCAACAACCAGGGCGGGTTGTCCGGGCCGGCGATCAAGCCCATCGCGCTGCTGAAGGTGCATCAGGTCTATCAGGTGTGCCGGGGCCACGGCATCCCGATCATCGGGCAGGGCGGCGTGTGCGGCGCGGAGGATGCGCTGGAGTTCCTCATCGCGGGCGCCACCGCGGTCGGCGTCGGCACCGGTCTCTTTTATGACCCGCTGCTCTGTCCCAAGATCAATGCTGGCATCGTCGCCTACCTCAAACGTCATGGACTGAGCGAGGTCGGCCAGCTGACCGGCACCCTGGTGCTCAACGGGCAGGGGATGGGGTGCGCCTGACGCCGTAAGGCAACTGTGGCGCCGAAAGCGGGTGCTGGGGGAGCCGTGGTATCTCCGCCGGGACGCTTCCGCTCCCGTCACCGCTCGTCACCAGGTCACGGTTCGACCTGTTCTTCCTCCGGCACGGTATCGTCCTCGGCGATGCCGAGTTCCTTGATCTTGCGGGTAAGCGTATTGCGACCCCAGCCCAGCAGCTTGGCCGCCTCCTGACGCCGGCCACCGGTATGGCGCAGCGTTGTTTCGATCATGATGCGCTCGAAACGCGGCACCGCGTCGCCGAGCAGGTCCGTGCCGCCCTGGACGAGCCGGTTGTCGGCCCACTGCTGCAGCGCGGTTTCCCACGCGCTCGTTTCCCCTCCGGAGGGGAGCTCGTGCCTGAGTTCGGGTGGCATGTCCTCGAGGTGGATCACCCGTCCGGGCGACATCACCGTGAGCCAGCGGCAGGTGTTCTCGAGCTGGCGGACGTTGCCGTTCCATTCCAGCTGGGTCAGGAACTTGGTGGCCTCGCTGTCGAGCGATTTCGGTTCGACGGCGAGCTCCTGCGCCGCGCGATTGAGGAAATGCTGGATCAGCATCGGGACATCCTCGCGTCGTTCGCGCAGCGCCGGGATATGGATGCGGATGACATTCAGGCGGTGATAGAGATCCTCGCGGAACTGCCCGGTGCCTTGACGCGCTCTTCGAGATTCTGGTGCGTGGCGGCGATGATGCGCACATCCACCTTGATGGAACTGTGGCCTCCCACGCGGTAAAACTCGCCGTCGGCCAGCACGCGCAGAAGACGTGTCTGCAGCTCGACCGGCATATCGCCGATCTCGTCCAGGAACAGGGTGCCGCTGTCCGCCTGTTCGAAACGGCCGCGGTGCATGTTCTGGGCGCCGGTAAAGGCCCCGCGTTCGTGGCCGAACAGGTCGGATTCGAGCAGTTCGCGCGGGATTGCCGCGGTGTTGATCGCGATGAATGGACCGTCGGCGCGCGGGCTGTGGCGGTGCAGCGCGCGCGCAACCAGTTCCTTGCCGGTGCCGGATTCACCCGTCAGCAGCACTGTCATGTTGGAGCGCGCCAGGCGCCCGATGGCGCGGAACACCTCCTGCATGGCCGGGGCCTCGCCGACGATTTCCGGAGAATGCGTGTTGGTCTCGTGGGGCTTGGTGCCGCTGCGCCGGCGCTGGCGGATGGCGTGATTGATCAGGTCGGTCGCCTCGTCGACATCGAACGGCTTGGGCAGGTATTCGAACGCCCCGCCTTCGTAGGCGGCAATCGCGCTGTCGAGATCGGAATGCGCGGTCATGATGATCACTGGCAGATCTGGGTAGCTCGTCTTGATGAGTTCCATCAGTGCGAGACCGTCCATGCCCGGCATGCGGATGTCGGCGATGATGGCATCGGGTTGCTCGGTGCTGAGGCGGTCCATGATGCCGGAGGCGCTCTTGAAGCTGGTGACCTGCATGTGGGACTTCGCCAGGGCTTTTTCCAGCACCCAGCGGATGGAGCGGTCATCGTCGATGACCCAGACGTGGTCGTTATTGCTGCTCATGCTGTTCCTCAAGTGGCAGTATGATGGAAAAGACGGTTCTACCTGGGCGGCTGTTGCACTCGATAAGTCCGCCGTGCTGGTTCACGATCGACTGCGCGATGGGCAGGCCGAGGCCGGTGCCCCCCGGGCGGCCGCTGATCATGGGATAGAAGACTTTGTCGATCATGTCAGCGGGGATGCCCGGACCACTGTCGATGATGTTGATCTGCACCACCAGCTTATGGGTCCTGTGTCCGATGGTGAACTGGCGCTGGGTGCGCGTCTGCAGCATGATCGTACCCTTGCCGTTGATGGCCTGCAGCGCGTTGCGCGTGATGTTGAGTACGGCCTGTATGAGCTGGTCGGCATCCGCGTGAAGTTCGGGGATGCTCGGATCGTAATCGCGCAGGATCGCGACCTGCGTGCCCGCCTCCGCCTGTATCAGTGCGCGGACGCGCTCGGTGACCTCGTGGATGTTCACCTTGCGCTTGAGCGGGATGGCGTTCGGGCCTAGCATTCTGCTCAGCAGGGATTGCAGGCGGTCCGCCTCACCGATGATCACCCGGGTGTATTCCTTGAGAGTCTCGTTGTTCAGCTCGCGGTCGAGCAACTGGGCGGCCCCGCGCAGACCGCCCAGGGGATTGTTTATCTCGTGCGCCATGCCGCGCATCAGCGTCCGGGTATTGTTGTACTGCGCAATGAGGTTCTCCTCGCGCGCGATCTTCATGTGCCGGTCCACCTGCAGCAGTTCGAGCAGCAGCTCGTGGTCGTTGCGTTCCTGCAGCGGGGTGACTGTGACGTCGACGGTGACCATGCGCTGGTCCGGCATGCGCAGCCGGGCGCCGCGCTCCGTATACGGGTGGCCGCTGTGCAGGGAACGGCTCAGAGCAAGGACGAATTCCTGGGATTCCGGGAACAGGCGTATGACCGGCTGGCCAAGGATATGCCGCGCACTGACCTCGAACAGGATCTCGCCCGCCGGATTGATATATTTGAGCTCCAACGCCCCGTTGAACAACAACACCGCAGTGTTGAGGTTCTCAAGGATCCGCTGATCGGTGCGCCCCGTTGTCATCGTATTTGCTAACACATCCTCGTTTTGCAAAAAGTAAACCAATCATGCGATGACGAACGATTCGATCGAAGAGTTTATGCGGCGTATCGAATGGCCTGAAAAATATTGATTAAATACAACGGAATAAACTGATGCATGCAAGATGCCGCGGTGCTATCGGGATCGATGATGCCCATAAATCAGGCACAGGTTGCACACTGTAAATCTGTATGTTGCCCTATTTTAGGGCAATGACC
Encoded proteins:
- a CDS encoding cyclic nucleotide-binding domain-containing protein codes for the protein MTHPIVGDTQLSQFSPLNKLDSAAREELIRSSVIARLPPGRCLFQRDETSTRTLFLMAGQLALLSDGQDTRMLRADTFEASAAIDAHNPRRVTALARTSVTVLSIDSELLTRLLERGRDAPAADEASQPAPAADNEAPDARLFASPLFSRLPWPHRQVLKNRMTRLRIPAGNTLAREGDPARHYYFIEEGRLRLTRRSSQRRRDILFMEPGPGEGIGEYGLIASGRCDATATALKDTRVACVSKGEFLTLLVRPLLKRIAYSDVAPEQAHDSVLLDVRPVRAFQRSRLPGSVNLPLRLMRQLARLLDRGHDYIIYSDKSGDGATAAFLLSCHGIESRLLSDAGRAEGRSKPGTGPRGFRPLHA
- a CDS encoding carboxylesterase translates to MTANTVLPAVIIEPTTTVQASILWLHGLGADGHDFESLVPHLGLPPAAGVRFIFPHAPHRPVTINGGMRMRAWYDISGAVPPREDGPGIRESEQALRLLIAGEIAAGIAPARILLAGFSQGGAIALHTGLRYPERLAGILALSTYLPLAETLQQEAHPANAGVPILMAHGSEDAIIPLPAARRSCDVLTRLGYPVDWRTYPMGHSLCAGEVADIAAWLDRRMPRMINKI
- a CDS encoding lipoprotein; its protein translation is MHGYEQSKRCGIPIRSRWVAVGALCLLLITACGQKGDLYLPDDSRIEQPQTE
- the lysA gene encoding diaminopimelate decarboxylase — encoded protein: MDDFSYRGGVLHAEDVDLRTIAAEIGTPCYIYSRAAIERQWRAFDAAIHAREHLVCFAVKACSNIAILNLLARLGSGFDIVSIGELERVLAAGGDAGKTVFSGVGKGRQEIRRALEAGIACFNVESASELERINAVAGEIGRQAPVSLRVNPDVDAKTHPYISTGLKENKFGIPVTDAAELAGRAVRMDHVELVGLDCHIGSQLTSTAPFEDALDRLLRLVDTLAGRGIVLHHLNLGGGLGVRYRTEHPPSPAEYAAALLRRLGDRPGRLLIEPGRAIVANAGILLTRVEYLKPGECKSFAIVDAAMNDLIRPALYDAWHEILPVVPRTGRPAQLYDVVGPVCETGDFLGQARELDLESGDLLVVGSAGAYGFVMSSNYNSRPRAAEVLVDRARAHVIRERETLPMLYAGEHLLP
- a CDS encoding class I SAM-dependent methyltransferase, translating into MRRVPEPELMEDEPQARAYSEADFAEPHSMFVRLCREAWAGHEIRGRMLDLGCGPADVTVRLAKAFPALAIDGVDGSAAMLRYGEERVRRHGLASRIRLIHGRLPDCTLPGDCNAIVSNSLLHHLHDPAVLWDTVWRCGRPGAAVFVMDLMRPDDESQAQELVERHAADAPEVLRRDFHHSLLAAYRPGEVRGQLDEAGLPGFLVRGVSDRHLAVSGFITAGSGARQGTRKP
- a CDS encoding tetratricopeptide repeat protein, with the translated sequence MSTRTGGSNRGGSRRGGATGGAAALSATLRRAQSCYQAGRLAEAAAYCQEILGSAPGHFDALHLLAILVFQLGHPEEAARLIEQAVAINPRSEQAFMSRGIILQALYRYPDALASYDRAVALRPAFAEAWYRRGNVLHDLSRRDDALASYDRALAIKPDYVEALYNRGLILQEMMRHPEALASYERALALRPDIVDAHYNRGLILYELRRYDEALASYERALGLRPDMHEAISNRGNTLRRLNRYEEALLCFVQALRLKPDYVEALVNKGLVLQDLDRCEDALKSFEEAIRHSPGSPEAHCGAALCRLSLGDFAAGWEEYEWRWRNPQTKGLRHFPEPLWLGREPVAGRTLLLWAEQGFGDTIQFCRYAKNLAEAGARVILEVQPALKSLLSRLVGPAQVVAQGEALPAFEWHCPLLSLPLAFRTTLAGIPAPAGYITPDDAKARVWQAILADTRGLRVGLAWSGDPRHPNDHNRSLPLSGMHALLAVEATFIGVQKEVREADAAFLAAHPAILRPGERVADFADAAALIASLDLLITVDTSVAHLAGAMGKPVWILLPHNPDWRWLRGRDDSPWYPSARLFRQAAPGDWSGVIERLVENLRELAQSLRPAAGSP
- a CDS encoding tRNA (cytidine(34)-2'-O)-methyltransferase encodes the protein MFHVALCQPEIPPNTGNIIRLCANTHTALHLIHPLGFTLDDARLRRAGLDYHEYTRLREHRDLASFLETVAPARVFACSTRGGTLYTEAAYTPGDAFLFGPETRGLSAELLNLLPPERIIRIPMAPHCRSLNLSNAVAVIVYEAWRQQDFAQGA
- a CDS encoding dihydroorotate dehydrogenase; its protein translation is MGGQAVNEDDKRALELDFCGMHFATPLVLLSGCVGFGEEYTRVEGFSNHDAGAVCLKGTTLKPRLGNPPHRVAETPMGMLNAIGLQNPGVHHVVKVILPRLDFSETRFIANVSGSTIEEYVEVTRAFDDSPIDAMEINISCPNVKEGGVQFGNDPDMSARVVAACRAVTSKPLITKLSPNQTDIAENARRCIDAGTDAFAVINTLTGMAIDIEQRTPIIGNNQGGLSGPAIKPIALLKVHQVYQVCRGHGIPIIGQGGVCGAEDALEFLIAGATAVGVGTGLFYDPLLCPKINAGIVAYLKRHGLSEVGQLTGTLVLNGQGMGCA
- the glnL gene encoding nitrogen regulation protein NR(II), whose product is MTTGRTDQRILENLNTAVLLFNGALELKYINPAGEILFEVSARHILGQPVIRLFPESQEFVLALSRSLHSGHPYTERGARLRMPDQRMVTVDVTVTPLQERNDHELLLELLQVDRHMKIAREENLIAQYNNTRTLMRGMAHEINNPLGGLRGAAQLLDRELNNETLKEYTRVIIGEADRLQSLLSRMLGPNAIPLKRKVNIHEVTERVRALIQAEAGTQVAILRDYDPSIPELHADADQLIQAVLNITRNALQAINGKGTIMLQTRTQRQFTIGHRTHKLVVQINIIDSGPGIPADMIDKVFYPMISGRPGGTGLGLPIAQSIVNQHGGLIECNSRPGRTVFSIILPLEEQHEQQ